The sequence ACGCCGCGCAGGCCCCACTGCCCGAGGAACAGCGCGCGTTCGTCGAGGAGCTGGAGATAGTCGGCCACCGGCACACCCTTGACGATGCGCGTCCCCCAGAACGGCGGCGACGGGATCGCGTTGTCGGCGGCCACATCCGATCGCGCCGGGACCTCGACGGGGGTCTCGGCGGCCTTGCGCTTCTCGGCGATCCGGCGTGAGCGTTCGTGCCGCGCCTTGCGCTCCTCGACCTTCTTCCGTGCGGCAATCGCCTCCGGGCTGTTCGGATCCGGCCCCTCACCCCGTTTGGTCGCCATGATCTCGTCCATCAGTCGCAGACCTTCGAAAGCGTCGCGCGCGTAGTGGACATCACCGTCGTACGTCTCGGACAGATCGTTCTCGACATAAGTCCGGGTGAGTGCAGCACCACCGAGCAACACCGGGAAGCTGGACGCCACTCCGCGCGAATTGATCTCCTCGAGGTTCTCCTTCATCACCACAGTCGATTTGACGAGCAGTCCCGACATGCCGATGACGTCGGCCCGCTTGTCCTCGGCGGCCTCGAGGATGGTGTTGATCGGTTGCTTGATACCGAGGTTGACCACCTCGTACCCGTTGTTGGACAGGATGATGTCGACGAGATTCTTACCGATGTCGTGGACGTCACCCTTGACCGTCGCCAGCACGATGCGGCCCTTGCCGTCCTCGCCGGTGGCTTCCATGTGTGGTTCCAGATGCGCGACAGCGGTTTTCATCACCTCGGCAGACTGCAGCACGAACGGAAGCTGCATCTGTCCCGAACCGAAGAGCTCGCCGACGGTCTTCATGCCCGAGAGCAACGTCTCGTTGATGATCTCCAGCGGCGGCTTCTCGGTCATCGCCGCGTCCAGGTCCTCCTCGAGGCCGTTGCGCTCACCGTCGACGATGCGTCGCTCCAGACGATCGAACAACGGGAGTTTCGCGAGCTCGGCCGCACGGGATTCGCGCGCCGACGCCGCCGACACCCCTTCGAACAGCTGCATCAGCTTCTGCAGCGGGTCGTAACCCGGGTCGTCGTCCCCCCTCGCCCCGCTCGGCCGCCGACGGTCGTAGACGAGATCGAGTGCGACCTCGCGATGCTCCTCCGGGATCCGCGCCATCGGCAGGATCTTCGACGCATGGACGATCGCGGTGTCGAGGCCGGCCTGCACACATTCGTGCAGGAACACCGAGTTCAGCACCTGCCGAGCAGCCGGATTCAGGCCGAAGGAAATGTTGGAGATACCCAGCGTGAAGTGCACGTCGGGGTGAGCCTCGTGCAACCGGCGGATGGCTTCGATGGTCTCGATGCCGTCGCGCCGAACCTCTTCCTGCCCTGTCGAGATCGGGAAGGTGAGGGCATCGATGATGATGTCCTCCTCGGACAGACCCCAGTTCTCGGTGATGTCTGTGATCAACCGTTCCGCGATCCGGACCTTCCAGTCCGCGGTCCGCGCCTGCCCTTCCTCGTCGATGGTCAGCGCCACGACGGCGGCACCGTGCTCCACGACGAGCTGCATGATGCGGGTGAACCGCGAGTCGGGTCCGTCGCCGTCCTCATAGTTGACCGAGTTGACCGCACAGCGTCCGCCGAGTGCCTCCAAACCGGCCTTGATGACGGCAGGCTCGGTGGAGTCGAGCATGATCGGCAGCGTCGATGACGTGGCGAATCGGCTCGCCAGTGCGGTCATGTCGACGGCGCCGTCGCGACCCACGTAATCGACGTTGAGGTCGAGCATGTGCGCGCCGTCGCGCGTCTGATCCTTGGCGATGTCGAGGCACTTCTGGTAGTCCTCGGCGATCATCGCCTCACGAAATGCCTTGGAGCCGTTGGTGTTGGTCCGCTCACCGATGACCAGGAAGCTCGCGTCCTGGTCGAAGGGCACCGCACTGTAGAGCGACGACGTCTCCGCGATGTGCTCCGGCTCGCGGTGTGCCGCGGTCACCTCGGACACGCGTTCGGCGACCTGCCGGATGTGTTCGGGTGTGGTCCCGCAGCAGCCGCCCACGAATGCCAGTCCGAAGTCGGAGACGAAATCTCCCAGGGCGGTGGCCAACTCGTCAGGCTGCAGGGGGTACTCCGCACCGTTGGCACCCAGCACCGGCAGTCCGGCATTCGGCATGACCGACACAGGAATCCGTGCGTGCTTCGACAGGTACCGGAGGTGTTCGCTCATCTCGGCGGGTCCGGTCGCGCAGTTCAACCCGATCATGTCGACGCCGAGCGGCTCGATGGCCGTGAGTGCCGCACCGATCTCCGAGCCGAGCAACATGGTGCCGGTGGTCTCCACGGTCACGTGGCTGATGATCGGGATCGACCGTCCGAGATCGTTCATGGCGCGGCGGGCCGCCACGATCGCGGCCTTCACCTGCAGGAGATCTTGCGAGGTCTCCACCAGGATGGCATCCGCACCGCCGTCGAGCATGCCGGCGACGCACTCGTAGTAGGCGTCGCGGATCACCGCGAAGGTCGTGTGGCCGAGGCTGGGCAGTTTGGTGCCCGGTCCGATCGAGCCGAGCACGAATCGCGCCGTCCCGTCGGCCGACGGCCCCATCTCGTCGGCCACGCCCCTGGCGATGCCCGTGCCTTTGTACGACAGTTCGCGGATGCGGTCGGCGATGTCGTAGTCACCGAGGTTCGAGAGGTTGCAGCCGAACGTGTTGGTCTCGACGGCGTCCGCGCCGGCCTCGAAATAGGCACGGTGGATGGCGGCCAGGACATCGGGGCGGGTGTCGTTGAGGATCTCGTTGCAGCCCTCGAGACCGTTGAAGTCGTCGAGTGTGAGATCGGCGGCCTGCAGCATGGTGCCCATGGCCCCGTCGCCGATCAGCACTCGACGCGACATCGCCGTGAGGAATGTCGTGTCGTAGGCGGCCGGGTCATTGGTGCGGGTCGACATGGTTGTCAGCGTAGTTCGCCCTCTCTCGGGGTTCGGTCGTAGGCTGGTTCAGTGAACGCTGAGCAGAGGTCGAACCTTCCCCAGCTGCGCAAGCCCATCCTGTTGGCCGCCTTCGAGGGGTGGAACGACGCGGGGGACGCTGCCAGCAGCGCGATCGAGCATCTGGCACTCACCTGGGATGCCGTTCCGCTGGTCGACATCGACTCCGACGACTACTACGACTTCCAGGTGAACCGACCCACGGTCAAGCAGATCGACGGGGTCACCCGACGGATCGACTGGCCCACCACGTCCATTTCCTATTGCACCCCCCAAGGTGCGGACCGTGACATCGTACTTGTTCGCGGCATCGAGCCGAACATGCGCTGGCGGGCGTTCTGCGCCGAGATCGTGGACCTTGCGCGTGCGCTGGACGTGGAGACGACCGTCATGCTCGGTGCGCTCCTCGCCGACACGCCACACACGCGGCCGGTCCCGGTGACCGGCACGGCGTACAGCAGCGAGTCCGCAGCGCAGTTCAACCTCGCCGAGAGCCGCTACGAGGGTCCGACCGGGATCACCGGGGTTCTCCAGGATCTGTTCGTCCAGGCTGGGCTGCCGGCCGTGTCGTTCTGGGCCGCGGTCCCCCACTACGTCTCGACTCCCCCGAACCCGAAGGCGACGGTGGCGCTGCTGAACCGTGTCGAGGAGGTGCTCGACGTGGAGGTACCGCTTGCGACGTTGCCCGAGCAGGCAGAGGAGTGGGAACGCGCGGTCACCGAGATGACCGAGGACGACGAGGAGATCGCCGACTACGTCCGCGGGCTGGAAGAGCGCGGTGACGCCGAACTCGAGGCCGACGACGTGATGGCCAAGATCGACGGGGATGCCCTGGCCGCCGAGTTCGAGCGGTACCTCAAGCGCCGTGGACCGGGCGGGACGGGACGCGGTCAGGGGTCGTTCGGGAGCTGAGCGGGGGGTCTCGATACACCTCCTCGCTGCGCTCGTCGGCTACTCGACCGACGGACCGGTCGAGTACTCGCGAACGATCGTGAGGGCGGATGCCTTCTGCCGGTCGAGTGGCCGCGAACGATCGTGAGGGCGGATGCCTTCTGCCGGTCGAGTAGCCGCGAACGAAGTGAGTGGCGTATCGAGACCCGACAGCCCTGTCAGCCGATCCTCTCGATGGACACGACCGGCGTGGTGATCCGCCAGGTGCGTACGTCCGGGTCGTCGGCGGCCCGCACCCAGAACTGCGCGGATTCGCCGATGCGGCAGGATTTCACACCGAGAAGCGGGATGTCCTCGGAGTCACGACGCAGCCGGCTGACGGCCCACTCGTCGCTGTCCGTGCCACCGACCCCTGGCGCCCGGAGCAACGTCATGTCGTCGAAGTCGAGCAGGTAGGTGGATGTGCGGGTCACCACCGTCCACACCCCGGCAGTGGTGTCGGGATCGATTTGCTGAGCGCGTGCCACGAAAGAACTGTACCCACCCGGATTCCGGCGTTCGCGACGACATCGGGCTGGTGTGGCGCCGACGCGCGATGCTACGACAGCGCGACGCCGAGCAGCGCGTCGACGGCCTGCTCGATCTCGGCGGGCGCACCGGCAGACGCTCCGATCCCCTCCGCCACATCGCGACACCATGCGTCGACCGCGGCCAGCGCCTTCGGCGTATCGAGATCGTCGGCCAGGTGCTGACGGACACGCGCGATCACGGGTGCGGCATCCGGCCCCGCTGGTGCCGATGTCGCGGTGCGCCAACGCTGCAGACGCTCACGGGCCGCGTCGAGAACCGCGTCGGTCCACATCCGGTCCGCTCGATAGTGATCGGCGAGCAGGGCAAGCCGGATCGCGGCCGGATCCACACCGTCACGTCGCAGACCGGAGACGAACACGAGATTGCCGCGGCTCTTCGACATCTTCTCGCCGTCGAGGCCGACCATGCCGGTGTGCACGTAGTGGCGGGCGAAACGTCGCGAATCGGTGAGTGCCTCGCCATGAGCGGCCGAGAACTCGTGATGGGGAAGATGAGATCGTTGCCGCCGCCCTGGATGTCGAACTCGACGCCGAGGCGGTTCAGTGCGATCGCCGAGCACTCGATGTGCCATCCGGGCCGACCCGGCCCCTGCGGCGACTCCCACGACGGCTCCCCCGGCCGCGCGGCGCGCCACAACAGCGCATCGAGCGGATCCCGTTTCCCGGCTCGATCGGGATCACCGCCGCGCTCGGCGAAGAACTTCTCCATCGTCGCGCGGTCGTACCCGGATTCGTAGCCGAACTGCTCGGTCGCGTCCGTGCGGAAGTACACGTCGGGGTACTCGACGTCATCGACGACATATGCCGCGCCCGAGGCCAACAGCTTGCCGACCACCTCGATGACCTCGTCGACCGATTCGATGGCGCCGATGTAGTCACGGGGCGGGAGCACGCGCAGCGCGGTCATGTCGTCGCGGAACAGCTGGGTCTCGCGCGCACCGAGGTCCTGCCAGTCGATCCCGTCGCGTTCGGCACGCTCGAAGAGCGGATCGTCGACGTCGGTCACGTTCTGCACGTAATGCACGTCGTGGCCGAGATCGCGCAGCACGCGGTTCACCAGATCGAATGTCACGTAGGTGGCGGCGTGCCCCAGGTGGGTCGCGTCGTAGGGGGTGATCCCGCAGACGTACATCGTCGCGGTCTCACCCGGACTGACCGGCCGAACCTGTGCGTCGGAGGTGTCATAGAGGCGGAGTGCCGGCCCGGTGCCCGGCACGGCCGGAAGGGCGGGGTCAGGCCATGACTGCATGTGTCCACTGTATTGCCCGGCTCGCCGGGCGCCCCGCCGGGATGGTCTGCCCGGCCGCGTGGCCCCCGTTCCCGGTCAGAACGGCGGCCACGGAATCGGCCGGTGGCCTGGCGGGTGCGGCATCGTCTCATGCGCGACGAGTTCACCGGCCCGGACCGCCATCGCGAGGATCTCGTCGTCGGTGATGTGGCCGGCGAGCTCGGTGGCGAGCGGATGGTCTGTCGAGGTCAGATGTTCGACGAGCTCGGCGAGGTCGGCCAGCAGATGGGCGGGGATCGGTTCGCCCGCCCATCCCCAGAGGACGGTGCGCAGCTTGTCGTCGGTGTGCAGGCAGATCCCGTGGTCGACCCCGTAGACCCCGCCGTCGAGGCCTTCGAGGACGTGTCCGCCCTTCCGGTCGGCATTGTTCAGCACGATGTCGAGGACTGCCATGCGCTGCAGACGCGGGTCGTCGGCGTGGACGAGGACGACCGGCTCCCCGAAACCGTCGAGCGCCCGCAGGATCGCCTTGTAGCCGGACGGCACCGTGTCGGCCGGACAGAGGTCGACGAGGTCGACCCGCGGTGTCGGGAGGTCGGCGACGGCACCCACCCTCGACGGCGGCTCGTCGTTCTCGGCGGTCACCACCCACCGCTGCACCATGCCCGGGCCCAACGGCCCGTCGCGATGGATCGTGGTCGGGATGACCGACCAGCCCAGCGCCTCCGACACCAGAAACGACGACACCTCGCGACCGGCGAGCGTGCCGTCGGGAAAGTCCCACAGCGGCACCTCGCCACGTACCGGCTTGTAGACGCAGCGCACCTCGATGTCCCCGAGGACGGCGTCGCAGACCAGCGTCGCATTGCTCGCCGACGGGATGCGTCCGATGATCACCAGCTCGCCGCTGCGGAGTGCCTCTGTCTCGGCTTCGACCTCCCGGGGAGCGTGCCGGTGCTCGGAAGGCCCGGGCGTCTCGGGGCCGGGCACGGAAGGTTCTCCGACGCTCACATCAGTCCTGCGGGTTCGGACCGGGATCGGAGTCGTCGTCCGGATCGGTCGGGTCCACGTCGAGATACCCCGCCTCGTCCTGGATCGTCAGGTTCCGGAACACCTCGGGATCGACGAAGTCCAACGACTTGCTGAGTTCGGCGTCGCGCTTGTAACCGTTGGTCCGGACGCACAGGTGACCGTCGGGATCGAGCGGTTCGTGGCAGAGCGGGCAGGGCTGTCGTCCCGCCGAGATCACCCGCGACGAGCGTGCGGCGAACTCGCGGGCCGCCTCGGTGGTGAGGAACACACGCACCGCGTCGGGCCCTTCGTCGGTGTCGTCGAGGACGACACTCTCGTCGAACTCTCCCTCGGTGATCGCGAGCAACTCCACCACCACTGCCTCGGACTCGGCGTCCCAGCCGAGGCCCATCGTGCCGACCCGGAACTCCGCGTCGACCGGCATCACCAGCGGGCTGAGATCGCCGACATGGTCACTCTCCGGAGGGATGTCCGTCCCGAATCTGCGGTGGATCTCGTCGAGCAGCGCACCGATGCGGTCGGCGAGGATCGCCACCTGCTGCTTCTCCAGCATGACGCTGACAATCCGCGTCTCGTGCACGGCCTGGAGGTAGAACGTTCGGTCGCCCGGCTGCCCGACCGTGCCGGCGACGAACCGATCCGGGGTCCGGAACACGTGTATCGCGCGAGACATCACACCTCCTTGGCTTGTTGGTCCATTATCCGCGTGCGAGGGGGTGACCGCAGCCTTGTCGCCACGATCGCGTCCGTCGATGCCGGTCGCACCTCCCAGCACAGCGTCCTCACCTGCGGCGTCGTCGGCGGATCCGTCACCCGTTGCGGACTTCTCGCGGTGTGGCACCGGCACCGAGAGGACGGCCGTGCTGTTGACGGTGTGCACATACGGGCGGGTCGGACCGTACCGGATGACGCTGATCGACGCTGGTTCGACGACGATGCGCTGGAACGAATCGAGATGCATTCCCATCGCGTCGGCGATGACCGCCTTGATCACGTCGCCGTGTGAACATGCCACCCAGACCCCGCTGCCGTCCTCGCCACCGTGCACCCGGTCGAGGTCGCGAATCGCCGCGACAGCGCGCGCCTGGACGCCCGCCAACCCCTCCCCACCGGGAATACCGCCGCAGACGGGTGCTGTTGCACCGTCTTCCAGAGTGGTTCGGAGACCAGCTCCTTGAGGGGACGATTCGTCCACTCCCCGTAGTCCACCTCCGCGAGCGCATCCACCACGAGTTCCGGGACGTCGCGTTCGGTATCGGCGTCGAACGCCGCGATCAGCGGGGCGACGGTCTGCGCGCAGCGATCCAACGGGGAACGCGCGACCGCGGCGATCTCGCTCATGCACACCCCGAGCCGGTCGATCAGGGCCGCGGCCTGTTCTCGTCCTTTGTCGTCGAGTGACACCCCGGGCGTCCGGCCGGCGAGCACCCCCGAGGTGTTGGCCGTGGAACGTCCGTGTCGCACCAGAATCACGGTCATGTCTCAACCATAGGCGCAGCCACCCGCACCGAACGCCTCGCCGGCCCCGCGTGGGTGCGCGATGGCGGCGTCACGTGGCGCTGATCACTCCCCGGCAAGCAGGCCCAGCACGGTGAGGCCCAGGATCACGCGGTACGCGCCGAACCAGTTCATCGAGTGCGCGCTGACGAAGCGCAGCAGCCAGGCAATCGACGCATAGCCGATCACGAAGGCGATGAGGGTCGCGACCAGCAGCTGCGGACCGGAGGCCTCCATGCCCTCGCCGCTGGGATCGAAGGCATCGGGGAGGCTGAACAGACCGGACGCGGTCACCGCCGGGATGGCGAGCAGGAACGAGAAGCGAAACGCCGCCTCGCGCTCGAGTCCCAGGAAGAGTCCGGCACTGGCGGTAGCGCCCGAACGCGAGACCCCGGGAACCAGCGCCAGACACTGCGCCAGACCCATCACCACGCCGTCACGCAACGTCAGTTGCTCCATCGAGCGTTCTTTGCGGCCGTACCGCTCGGCGAGCCAGATGACACCGGCGAACACGATCAGCACCGTCGCGACCAGCCAGAGATTTCGCCCGGAGGTCCGGATCTGGTCCTTGAAAAGAAAGCCGAGGACACCGATCGGGATGGTCGCGAAGATCACATACCAGCCGATGCGGTAATCGAGGCCGCGTGCCTCCCGGTCGGTCAGGCCGCGAAACCACGCCGCCACGATCCGCACGATGTCACGCGCGAAGTAGACGAGCACAGCGGCTTCGGTCCCGAGTTGTGTGACCGCGGTGAACGAAGCTCCGGCATCTCCTCCGAACATGATCTCCGAGGCGATTCGCAGATGGCCCGACGACGAGATCGGCAGGAACTCGGTGAGACCCTGGAGCGCGCCGAGCACGATCGACTGGGTCCACGTCATGGTGTCAGTCACGGCCCGAGATGCTACGTGGAAACCCGCTACGGCACCGCATCACGCACATCGGCGTTTCCCGGCATCCGACGCAGATCCGACGCGTCCCGCGGTCGCGACCCGACGCGTCCCGGATCGGTGTCGTGACGCAAGATGGTGACATGCACGTGCCCAGATCGCCGCGCCCCACCACCCTGTTCGCCGCGGTGCGCGGGTCCCGGCCACTGGCCGCCGTCGGCGTCGGGATCGCCACCGTCGTGCTCGTCGCGGGGTGTGGATCCTCCGGCGACACGTCTTCGACCCCGGACGTGCCGACCGTCACACCGGCGACCGCAGCACAATCTCCGCCCGGCCCGGCTGCCGCGCCTGCCGGCGTGGTGGTGCCGACACCGGCGAACAGCCGTGGGCTGGCCATCGACTCGGGCCGCCTCGCCGTGCTGGATCCCGCCGGGACCACGGTCCTGCGGTACGACGTCGACCAGATCACCGGTGCCCCGCAGCGTTCGACGACACCTCCGCTGACCCGCATCGTGGGTGACGGGGGTGGATCGTTTCTCGGCGTCGGGCCGGACGTCATCGCACGCGTTGCCGCCGATGGTGCGGTGACCACCACCCCGATCTCGGCCGCCGATCCAACCGCGGTGGCCCGCACCGCATCCGGTCAGGTGCTCGTCGGCACCGCCGATGGCCGGCTGCTGGTGTTCGATCGCGACCTGAGACCCGGCCGGGTCATCGACAAGTTCATCCGCGTCGATCAGATCACCGTGTCGCCGCCCGGCGCCGACCTCGCCGAGGAACAGGTCGTCGTCCTCGATCGTGCGCAGTCGTCGGTCACCCCGGTCACCCTGTCCGACGGAGACCTCGGCCCCGCGTTGCGAGCGGGCAACGGCGCGACCAACTCCACCGTCGACCGCTACGGGCGTGTGCTGGTGACCAACACGCGTGATGACGAACTCATCGGCTTCTTCGGCTCGCCGCTGGTCATGCGATTCCGGTATCCTGTGGCGGACGGTCCGTTCGCCGTAGACTACGACGACACCCACAACCTGGTGTGGATGTCGACGACCGCGAACAACGAGGTGGTGGCCTATGACCTGTCCGGTGGCGAACCAGCGGAGAGACATCGGTTCCCGGCTGTGGCCCAACCGGACAGCATCGCCGTCGACGACCGGTCCGGCACCGTGTACGTGCTGTCGGCCCGCGGCGGTCTGCAGATCGTCCCGCGCGACTACCGCCAGCGCGGAGTCCTTCCGGTTGCTCCGTCGGGCCGGTGACCATGTCGTCTAGCCAGAG is a genomic window of Gordonia sp. SID5947 containing:
- a CDS encoding DUF3090 domain-containing protein, whose translation is MSRAIHVFRTPDRFVAGTVGQPGDRTFYLQAVHETRIVSVMLEKQQVAILADRIGALLDEIHRRFGTDIPPESDHVGDLSPLVMPVDAEFRVGTMGLGWDAESEAVVVELLAITEGEFDESVVLDDTDEGPDAVRVFLTTEAAREFAARSSRVISAGRQPCPLCHEPLDPDGHLCVRTNGYKRDAELSKSLDFVDPEVFRNLTIQDEAGYLDVDPTDPDDDSDPGPNPQD
- a CDS encoding SCO1664 family protein; the protein is MSVGEPSVPGPETPGPSEHRHAPREVEAETEALRSGELVIIGRIPSASNATLVCDAVLGDIEVRCVYKPVRGEVPLWDFPDGTLAGREVSSFLVSEALGWSVIPTTIHRDGPLGPGMVQRWVVTAENDEPPSRVGAVADLPTPRVDLVDLCPADTVPSGYKAILRALDGFGEPVVLVHADDPRLQRMAVLDIVLNNADRKGGHVLEGLDGGVYGVDHGICLHTDDKLRTVLWGWAGEPIPAHLLADLAELVEHLTSTDHPLATELAGHITDDEILAMAVRAGELVAHETMPHPPGHRPIPWPPF
- a CDS encoding undecaprenyl-diphosphate phosphatase is translated as MTDTMTWTQSIVLGALQGLTEFLPISSSGHLRIASEIMFGGDAGASFTAVTQLGTEAAVLVYFARDIVRIVAAWFRGLTDREARGLDYRIGWYVIFATIPIGVLGFLFKDQIRTSGRNLWLVATVLIVFAGVIWLAERYGRKERSMEQLTLRDGVVMGLAQCLALVPGVSRSGATASAGLFLGLEREAAFRFSFLLAIPAVTASGLFSLPDAFDPSGEGMEASGPQLLVATLIAFVIGYASIAWLLRFVSAHSMNWFGAYRVILGLTVLGLLAGE
- the metH gene encoding methionine synthase, which encodes MSTRTNDPAAYDTTFLTAMSRRVLIGDGAMGTMLQAADLTLDDFNGLEGCNEILNDTRPDVLAAIHRAYFEAGADAVETNTFGCNLSNLGDYDIADRIRELSYKGTGIARGVADEMGPSADGTARFVLGSIGPGTKLPSLGHTTFAVIRDAYYECVAGMLDGGADAILVETSQDLLQVKAAIVAARRAMNDLGRSIPIISHVTVETTGTMLLGSEIGAALTAIEPLGVDMIGLNCATGPAEMSEHLRYLSKHARIPVSVMPNAGLPVLGANGAEYPLQPDELATALGDFVSDFGLAFVGGCCGTTPEHIRQVAERVSEVTAAHREPEHIAETSSLYSAVPFDQDASFLVIGERTNTNGSKAFREAMIAEDYQKCLDIAKDQTRDGAHMLDLNVDYVGRDGAVDMTALASRFATSSTLPIMLDSTEPAVIKAGLEALGGRCAVNSVNYEDGDGPDSRFTRIMQLVVEHGAAVVALTIDEEGQARTADWKVRIAERLITDITENWGLSEEDIIIDALTFPISTGQEEVRRDGIETIEAIRRLHEAHPDVHFTLGISNISFGLNPAARQVLNSVFLHECVQAGLDTAIVHASKILPMARIPEEHREVALDLVYDRRRPSGARGDDDPGYDPLQKLMQLFEGVSAASARESRAAELAKLPLFDRLERRIVDGERNGLEEDLDAAMTEKPPLEIINETLLSGMKTVGELFGSGQMQLPFVLQSAEVMKTAVAHLEPHMEATGEDGKGRIVLATVKGDVHDIGKNLVDIILSNNGYEVVNLGIKQPINTILEAAEDKRADVIGMSGLLVKSTVVMKENLEEINSRGVASSFPVLLGGAALTRTYVENDLSETYDGDVHYARDAFEGLRLMDEIMATKRGEGPDPNSPEAIAARKKVEERKARHERSRRIAEKRKAAETPVEVPARSDVAADNAIPSPPFWGTRIVKGVPVADYLQLLDERALFLGQWGLRGVRGGEGPSYEELVESEGRPRLRYWIDRLATEGILAHVAVVYGYFPAVSEGDTVHVLAEPRPDAEVRHSFDFPRQQRSRFLCVADFIMSREQAQAAGTVDVLPFQLVTMGQPIADFANKLFAEDAYRDYLEVHGIGVQLTEALAEYWHQRVRSELTVAGTSFAGEDPENAQGFFDLEYRGARFSFGYGACPDLDDRAKMMELLEPERIGVVLSEELQLHPEQSTDAFVLHHPEAKYFNT
- a CDS encoding PAC2 family protein, coding for MNAEQRSNLPQLRKPILLAAFEGWNDAGDAASSAIEHLALTWDAVPLVDIDSDDYYDFQVNRPTVKQIDGVTRRIDWPTTSISYCTPQGADRDIVLVRGIEPNMRWRAFCAEIVDLARALDVETTVMLGALLADTPHTRPVPVTGTAYSSESAAQFNLAESRYEGPTGITGVLQDLFVQAGLPAVSFWAAVPHYVSTPPNPKATVALLNRVEEVLDVEVPLATLPEQAEEWERAVTEMTEDDEEIADYVRGLEERGDAELEADDVMAKIDGDALAAEFERYLKRRGPGGTGRGQGSFGS